One genomic region from Lates calcarifer isolate ASB-BC8 linkage group LG10, TLL_Latcal_v3, whole genome shotgun sequence encodes:
- the tasor2 gene encoding uncharacterized protein tasor2 isoform X3, translating to MESGNGGASSKGVLVPVPDTSDVFQNCILAPLQSAYLYEESKQSFRYKSAVLIKNPVLEEKYNAFRAKRREVGYSEEDLKETYGFLLFDDVNTVQTRHTATPETIHALTKSSDLTDYCCCMFICLKAHSLGETGLLTGNGTCTTLGDPWKGVYISMYSDCLDPNRWYHGKSGYIAIVRLTKGRVKKVLENYTQNFTAPTVGFDCHVSEDLSSVSAKTSSFLAFERTQYYMYELLDDGSSETAQSPSAACPFAIVSFSYTDSKATLVAPQETSEERKLVCHYLPWRGQLQVGSQSYDVGLRSTSGALIPAKLPPVVKVDRAISMSDLTQLLPKAAFETCFSGEVYLDGSYCSLCELVPSEAEGTNSLSLLLREIKEKDLALPVPLNDGGFLILLHASHFLTYDETGSNTTEVLQGMFVFPDSRVIQKDTKSGWRKAAVSSDILRVLPVLSYAEGEVEKTPFNPSEELCEVLAQHMQNYAALINPGLALSPSREVSIFPDQYDVPDAHKHLYSSPEWTDKAWQSFRSYVSKPVSYQLPVSKASEILAAGQEERREDLDDDVYICLSSPEEVLADPVSMGSEDRLTEQESPVNVEISMDSCITSADAQVDLTAVPENVVPEDLQTGDATKDNEKSDLTVLIKTDDTGAKTILTPPSSDDLSAELIVSITSERTVTDESLNVISTVPATKHNDFQLSGFSAAKLQTEGVNSMHDETVKIKNKDCTEVTNFTKTKRRKLRRGHAKGQKKASKAYVETLHSQTVKRPEQDGISMSQKDDQAKESLGHSQLNNPLNIDWRKLPRRKRRFGLSSKNKKVRSVTVGFGLVEEKKSDPGQPSVEGTVLMELEVCPLRKKTERWDLKPVISECGRILVPHGSAVGAHQIKSLTDKIQSTTDEQYPEKMLVDAPENAHDRVEMEQEPRTASETAVDKTEATTNTDDDSLPLNPQNTDYFSKNDGTGTPPSEAIKEKHTDNLSPGKCATKGECLLSKLKSVLSRGKRKTDFLMSEGTTADTAKDAEPCLKKGRGDSDAEALKSNNANTSVQDTNVGIKAVSRMLSVDPIFAFALGLTPKEKPAKVQKSEGHDSQLRKDSSETQEQIILDKQPQIIQKPPSIFPRRGRIKTLKKHQGVSAEHIKKKCTPFQVSPLSGSTRLLHHHQQLYGDGIQTLHPSVCQEDRGKHNHRSPDYLKKQMVRRQRFRHSRTFVNKDGSIQVTRQWNENYDFNRDSKFTSDSKDRAIIRALHGPWDFSIQDTTEEVRLIVHMWIGLFYSRSTARFFHIDLNCTYPYSEGSDPLELSSGKVSAPAQTELKANSFGGLPSVADTQDPSISKALDLSKKDNSVLDQGSVILDLSLRNSSAEAVTSDPQANKKETSVSGEQKEASETVNTIKSSVELQECNKMMVPSAETIDEVNDVKSICENEKTCSPSQKAGGVEHTDVPSFKGDGSLIPPQEEVESVSIQTENVQTASGIGHMSHGCNKEETHMIDGSENSETLEMNLVQKHATDSSESVTDKEVEYSKDADDLVHTEEHEGIKTKDGETWEVKENPCQKGNREPSPKVIDLPDDPTNTKLGILCNDNCLENGNQSSNEEPKAVSTGQAENVNKDVDCCTGHEGTMTTDEDHFGKDDGLNEKDRCALGVEADSDLTDQPLPMMCDGPDSVKEECITDCSHQAPSDEQPSQADNKEDACHDLQLRKPCGNGSALTDECAISEKATPSEIEPVCNEPAVEENPENDICLVDKADDQKALSPEPDESTYSLYGAIPQTKETLGTGSENTGMVVSSDHEDQETKLVVGEEKCGNTTQEEPFHHHSHSPQCEVMKECEDEEALSEETDIKMDKTNEGLENSHSRVVIPFIGMDISGEDIVQPLISYPQDKTQVVHGQKGIPFISEATYPDLPSEVCRTSEMYSDKEEPSAGKISLRDVSETNQPVILGSECNDRCPTPTVDEMPYECTPSSSTSAFTSSETYKNFTQKCLSRSSTPTKDEVSLEHKLCLKSTVNSDPKAQYGLHPDLELRTLRVLQSIDKFLSESNHTDKSSQIQTADMTSCLDQTHKLSSKYIPTCLAPSHTTADLKDSKISNSKPAVVSASSSQESSDHFLISPFKSKLEEVLGVRLQLKKTDSPLPQQYFGRTDKLQEASVGQDYCHSYTSIPSTECLQSIKTNLDQDRPKTSQSNLNHEPRSYSQRPVMAVKPSKSDEGQADYTCKDEQLEYSPKKKQTKSPVFTYTASSAMPLEKRTENFKGRSVLNDDKQESSEFSSKSSWWSNVSDSNTDKAKLALLEPSYQYQGKDISKFNKIFSSSLPMLSFDSSKM from the exons ATGGAAAGTGGAAATGGTGGTGCCTCGAGCAAAG GTGTTTTAGTACCTGTGCCAGACACTTCTGACGTCTTTCAAAACTGTATTTTGGCTCCACTTCAAAGTGCGTATTTGTATGAAGAGTCGAAGCAGTCTTTCAGATATAAGTCCGCTGTCTTGATTAAGAATCCAGTGCTGGAAGAAAAG TATAATGCCTTCCGAGCAAAGAGAAGAGAAGTAGGATATTCAGAGGAGGATTTGAAGGAAACCTACGGGTTTTTGCTGTTCGATGATGTCAATACGGTACAGACTAGACACACTGCCACACCTGAGACAATACATGCTCTTACAAAATCTTCCGATCTTACTGattattgttgttgtatgtttatttgtttaaaggCTCATTCACTTGGAGAAACTGGTTTGCTCACAGGAAATGGTACATGCACAACTCTTGGAGATCCTTGGAAGG GTGTTTACATATCAATGTACTCTGACTGTTTGGATCCAAATCGCTGGTATCATGGGAAATCTGGATACATTGCCATCGTCAGATTGACAAAG GGGAGAGTTAAAAAGGTTTTAGAGAACTACACCCAGAATTTCACAGCACCCACTGTAGGGTTTGACTGCCATGTGTCAGAAGACTTGTCCTCAGTATCTGCCAAAACCAGCTCCTTTCTTGCTTTTGAGAGAACCCAG TATTACATGTATGAGCTGTTAGATGATGGAAGCAGTGAAACAGCTCAGTCTCCCAGTGCTGCCTGTCCTTTTGCTATTGTATCGTTCTCATACACGGACTCCAAAGCAACACTTGTAGCACCTCAGGAGACAAG TGAGGAGAGGAAACTGG TTTGTCATTACTTGCCCTGGAGAGGTCAGCTTCAAGTAGGCTCCCAGTCCTATGATGTTGGGCTGAGGTCTACATCAGGAGCCTTGATTCCTGCAAAACT GCCACCAGTGGTCAAAGTTGACAGAGCTATTTCCATGTCAGATCTGACGCAGCTGTTGCCAAAGGCTGCCTTTGAAACCTGCTTCTCTGGTGAAG tttatctGGACGGATCATACTGCAGTCTCTGTGAGCTGGTTCCTTCTGAGGCGGAAGGAACTAACTCACTATCTCTCCTTCTGCGGGAGATCAAAGAGAAAGATCTT GCTCTCCCTGTTCCACTGAATGATGGTGGTTTTCTTATCCTGTTGCACGCCTCCCATTTCCTTACATATGATG aaACTGGGTCAAATACAACTGAGGTCCTGCAaggcatgtttgtttttccagactCGAGGGTTATACAGAAAG acacaaaatctGGATGGAGAAAGGCAGCTGTGTCATCTGATATTCTTCGAGTTCTACCAGTGCTAAGTTATGCAGAGGGTGAAGTTGAGAAAACACCCTTCAACCCAAGTGAAGAACTGTGTGAAGTGTTGGCGCAGCATATGCAGAATTATGCAGCACTGATAAATCCTGGGTTGGCATTAAGTCCCTCAAGGGAAGTCAGCATCTTTCCAGATCAGTACGATGTGCCggatgcacacaaacacctatACTCATCCCCTGAGTGGACTGACAAGGCATGGCAGAGCTTCAGGTCATATGTGAGCAAACCAGTCTCCTATCAACTGCCAGTGTCTAAGGCTTCAGAGATCCTTGCAGCTGGACAAGAGGAGCGAAGAGAAGACCTTGATGACGATGTCTACATCTGTCTGTCATCGCCTGAGGAAGTATTAGCTGATCCTGTTAGCATGGGGTCAGAAGACCGATTGACAGAACAGGAATCTCCTGTAAATGTCGAGATATCTATGGACAGTTGTATAACCAGTGCTGACGCACAAGTTGACTTAACAGCTGTGCCTGAAAATGTTGTACCGGAGGATTTGCAAACTGGAGATGCAAccaaagacaatgaaaaatctGACCTGACTGTACTGATCAAAACTGATGATACAGGGGCAAAAACTATTCTGACTCCCCCTTCATCAGATGACCTTTCAGCAGAGCTGATTGTCAGCATCACATCAGAGAGAACTGTCACTGATGAGAGTTTAAATGTGATCAGTACAGTGCCAGCAACAAAGCATAATGACTTTCAGCTCTCTGGTTTTTCTGCAGCCAAATTGCAAACAGAAGGAGTGAACTCTATGCATGATGAGactgtcaaaatcaaaaataaagacTGCACTGAGGTCACcaatttcacaaaaacaaaacgaaGGAAATTGCGTAGGGGACATGCCAAAGGTCAGAAAAAGGCATCTAAAGCTTATGTTGAGACTCTCCATTCACAGACAGTCAAAAGACCAGAGCAGGACGGCATCTCCATGAGTCAGAAGGATGACCAGGCCAAGGAATCATTAGGCCACTCACAGCTGAACAATCCATTGAATATTGATTGGAGAAAATTACCAAGGCGAAAACGCAGATTTGGACTGTCATCTAAAAATAAGAAAGTGAGATCTGTGACTGTTGGCTTTGGACTAGTAGAGGAGAAAAAATCAGACCCTGGACAGCCAAGCGTGGAGGGCACTGTTTTAATGGAACTTGAAGTTTGTCCtctgaggaagaaaacagaacGCTGGGATCTAAAGCCGGTTATCAGTGAATGTGGAAGAATTTTGGTTCCTCATGGCTCTGCAGTTGGTGCTCATCAGATTAAGTCTTTGACAGATAAGATTCAAAGTACAACAGATGAACAGTACCCTGAAAAAATGTTGGTTGATGCCCCTGAGAATGCTCATGACAGAGTTGAAATGGAGCAAGAGCCTAGAACTGCTTCAGAGACAGCAGTGGACAAAACAGAGGCCACAACAAATACTGATGATGATTCATTGCCCTTGAATCCACAGAATACTGACTATTTTTCAAAGAATGATGGCACGGGCACTCCTCCCTCAGAAGCAATTAAAGAAAAGCACACTGATAACTTGTCTCCAGGAAAGTGTGCAACAAAGGGTGAATGTCTGTTGAGTAAACTAAAATCTGTTCTTTCaaggggaaagagaaaaacagatttccTTATGTCAGAGGGAACAACTGCAGATACTGCCAAGGACGCTGAACCTTGTCTCAAGAAGGGCAGAGGTGACTCTGATGCTGAGGCATTGAAGAGTAATAATGCAAATACAAGTGTTCAGGACACCAATGTGGGTATCAAAGCGGTTTCAAGAATGCTATCAGTTGACCCTATTTTTGCATTTGCTTTAGGCCTTACCCCTAAAGAAAAACCAGCTAAGGTACAGAAAAGTGAGGGTCATGATTCTCAGCTACGGAAAGACTCATCAGAGACACAAGAACAAATCATTTTAGACAAACAACCTCAAATCATACAAAAGCCTCCATCAATTTTCCCAAGAAGGGGCAGGATTAAAACTCTCAAAAAGCATCAAGGAGTCTCTGCAGAacatattaaaaagaaat GTACACCCTTCCAGGTTTCCCCTTTAAGCGGTTCTACCAGACTGCTGCACCATCACCAGCAATTGTATGGCGATGGAATTCAAACACTACACCCTTCTGTTTGTCAGGAAGACAGAGGTAAACACAACCACAGGTCTCCAGACtacctgaaaaaacaaatggtgCGCAGGCAAAGGTTCAGACACTCACGCACCTTTGTTAACAAAGATGGATCTATTCAAGTCACAAGGCAATGGAATGAAAACTATGACTTTAATCGAGACAGCAAGTTTACAAGTGACTCAAAGGATAGAGCTATCATACGAGCCTTGCATGG CCCATGGGATTTCTCCATTCAAGACACCACGGAAGAGGTACGGCTCATTGTCCACATGTGGATAGGTCTGTTTTATAGCCGGTCAACAGCCAGATTCTTTCACATAGACTTGAACTGTACATACCCATATTCAGAAGGGAGTGATCCTTTGGAACTGTCCAGTGGAAAGGTATCAGCACCAGCTCAGACTGAGCTCAAGGCGAATTCATTTGGTGGTTTACCAAGTGTAGCAGACACTCAAGACCCTTCAATTTCAAAAGCTTTGGACCTTAGCAAAAAAGATAACTCTGTCTTGGACCAAGGATCTGTGATTTTGGACTTGTCACTGAGAAACTCTAGTGCAGAGGCTGTCACTTCAGATCCACAGGCCAACAAAAAAGAGACTTCTGTGTCTGGTGAACAGAAAGAAGCAAGTGAAACAGTGAACACCATCAAGTCATCTGTTGAACTACAGGAG TGTAACAAAATGATGGTACCCTCTGCAGAGACTATTGATGAGGTGAATGATGTCAAAAGCATctgtgaaaatgagaaaacttGTAGTCCTTCACAGAAGGCTGGTGGCGTGGAGCACACTGATGTACCATCTTTTAAAGGTGATGGATCACTCATTCCTCCACAAGAAGAGGTGGAAAGTGTATCcattcagacagaaaatgttcagACTGCTTCAGGAATCGGCCACATGTCACATGGATGCAACAAAGAAGAGACACATATGATAGATGGCTCTGAAAATTCAGAAACTTTAGAGATGAATTTGGTTCAGAAACATGCCACAGATTCATCAGAATCTGTGACAGACAAAGAGGTGGAGTACAGCAAAGATGCAGATGATTTGGTTCATACAGAGGAGCATGAAGGAATTAAAACCAAAGATGGGGAAACTTGGGAAGTGAAAGAAAACCCATGCCAAAAAGGCAACAGAGAACCTTCACCTAAAGTGATTGATTTACCTGATGATcctacaaacacaaaactgggTATTCTCTGCAATGATAATTGTTTGGAGAATGGGAACCAGTCATCAAATGAGGAACCTAAAGCAGTCTCAACAGGCCAGGCTGAAAATGTTAATAAAGATGTGGATTGCTGTACAGGACATGAAGGTACCATGACCACAGATGAAGATCACTTTGGAAAAGACGATGGGCTTAATGAGAAAGACCGCTGCGCTTTAGGTGTTGAAGCTGACAGCGATTTGACTGATCAGCCATTACCAATGATGTGCGATGGCCCTGATTCAGTAAAGGAGGAATGTATTACAGATTGTAGTCATCAGGCACCATCTGATGAGCAACCATCTCAAGCAGACAACAAAGAAGATGCCTGCCATGATTTACAGTTGAGAAAGCCATGTGGAAATGGCAGTGCATTGACAGATGAATGTGCTATTTCAGAAAAAGCAACTCCATCTGAAATAGAGCCTGTCTGTAATGAACCTGCAGTTGAGGAAAATCCAGAGAATGATATTTGTTTGGTGGATAAGGCAGATGATCAGAAGGCATTGTCACCTGAACCTGATGAGAGCACCTATTCATTATATGGGGCTATTCCTCAGACAAAGGAGACTTtgggaacaggaagtgaaaacacCGGAATGGTAGTCAGTAGTGATCATGAAGATCAGGAAACCAAATTAGTTGTGGGAGAGGAAAAGTGTGGTAACACAACTCAAGAAGAACCATTTCATCACCACTCTCATTCACCTCAGTGTGAGGTAATGAAAGAGTGTGAAGATGAGGAGGCACTGTCTGAAGAAACAGATATCAAAATGGACAAAACAAATGAGGGACTGGAAAATAGTCATAGTAGAGTTGTAATTCCATTTATTGGAATGGACATCTCTGGAGAGGATATAGTACAACCACTTATCTCATACCCACAAGACAAGACTCAAGTTGTTCATGGTCAGAAAGGAATACCATTTATTAGTGAAGCTACCTACCCTGACTTACCCTCAGAGGTATGCAGAACATCTGAAATGTACAGTGACAAGGAAGAACCGTCTGCTGGCAAAATATCACTTCGTGATGTAAGCGAAACTAATCAGCCAGTAATTTTGGGAAGTGAATGTAATGACAGGTGTCCTACTCCAACTGTGGATGAGATGCCATATGAGTGCACACCTAGCAGCAGTACTTCTGCTTTTACTAGTAGTGAAACATACAAAAACTTTACTCAAAAATGTCTTAGCAGAAGCTCAACACCTACAAAGGATGAGGTCTCTCTCGAGCATAAACTTTGTCTCAAGTCTACAGTTAACAGTGACCCCAAAGCTCAGTATGGTCTTCATCCTGATCTGGAACTAAGAACTCTAAGAGTTCTACAAAGTATAGACAAGTTCCTCTCCGAATCAAACCACACTGACAAATCCAGCCAGATTCAAACAGCTGATATGACGAGCTGTCTTGATCAAACCCATAAACTCAGCAGCAAGTACATCCCCACTTGCTTAGCCCCAAGCCACACTACAGCTGATTTAAAGGACAGTAAAATAAGCAATTCAAAGCCAGCAGTGGTGTCAGCCTCTTCTTCACAAGAATCATCAGATCACTTTCTTATATCACCTTTCAAAAGTAAACTAGAGGAAGTACTTGGTGTTAGGTTGCAGCTAAAGAAAACCGACTCACCACTTCCTCAACAGTATTTTGGAAGAACAGATAAATTACAGGAAGCCTCTGTAGGGCAAGATTATTGTCATTCCTACACATCTATTCCTTCCACTGAGTGTTTGCAAAGCATTAAAACAAATCTTGACCAAGATAGGCCTAAAACATCACAGTCCAATTTAAATCATGAACCCCGTTCATACAGTCAGCGTCCTGTCATGGCTGTGAAACCCTCCAAAAGTGATGAAGGTCAAGCAGATTACACCTGTAAAGATGAACAACTTGAATACTCTCCCAAAAAGAAACAGACCAAAAGCCCTGTTTTCACGTACACCGCATCCTCTGCCATGCCCTTGGAGAAGAGGACAGAAAATTTCAAGGGAAGATCTGTACTTAATGATGATAAACAAGAATCCAGTGAGTTTTCCTCCAAAAGTAGTTGGTGGTCAAATGTTAGTGACTCTAACACAGATAAAGCTAAACTTGCACTTTTAGAGCCCTCATATCAGTACCAAGGAAAGGACATCTCAAAATTCAACAAGATTTTCTCATCATCTCTGCCCATGCTGTCATTTGACTCCAGCAAAATGTGA